Proteins from a genomic interval of Caulobacter rhizosphaerae:
- a CDS encoding phosphoribosyltransferase — translation MTDRAAPEVLISQEEIAERVEALAQVIAPRIDNDTVAVCLLTGGLWFAADLTRALWRAGRDVRFDALWLASYHDERKSSGRCEVRADLQRPLIGRRALVVDDVLDTGLSLGEAARLVKDAGASEVLTAVFARKPWDKPRIEPDFVAWEAPARYLVGYGLDDEGKSRGLPYIGAMD, via the coding sequence ATGACCGATCGCGCCGCCCCCGAAGTCCTGATTTCCCAGGAAGAAATCGCCGAGCGGGTGGAAGCCCTGGCCCAGGTCATCGCCCCGCGCATCGACAACGACACCGTCGCCGTCTGCCTGCTGACCGGCGGTCTGTGGTTCGCCGCCGACCTGACCCGCGCCCTGTGGCGCGCCGGCCGCGACGTGCGTTTCGACGCCCTGTGGCTGGCCTCCTATCATGACGAGCGCAAGAGCTCGGGCCGTTGCGAGGTCCGCGCCGACCTGCAGCGCCCGCTGATCGGCCGCCGCGCTCTGGTGGTGGACGACGTGCTCGACACCGGCCTGTCGCTGGGCGAGGCCGCCCGCCTGGTCAAGGACGCCGGCGCCAGCGAGGTCCTGACCGCCGTCTTCGCTCGCAAGCCCTGGGACAAGCCGCGCATCGAGCCCGACTTCGTGGCCTGGGAAGCCCCGGCCCGCTACCTGGTCGGCTACGGCCTGGACGACGAGGGCAAGAGCCGCGGCCTGCCCTATATCGGGGCGATGGACTAG
- the lysA gene encoding diaminopimelate decarboxylase, whose product MNHFEYGPEGLACEGVPLARIAAEVGTPVYVYSRATLERHFTVFRDALVGAGIVDPLVAYAVKANSNVAVLKVLGELGAGADTVSEGEVRRALAAGIPGERIVFSGVGKKRGEIAFALRAGVAEINVESEPELNLIAEVAAELGVKAKVAFRVNPDVAAGGHAKIATGKSENKFGVSFAEAARLYANASNHAHLEPIGVACHIGSQITDLTPMRAAFAKMRGLVEQLLGEGLHVERLDLGGGLGVPYFDMPEPPSPAEFAVMVAEAIQDLPVKLAFEPGRVIAANAGVLVSEVIHVHERPEGKRFLVIDAAMNDLIRPAMYDAFHDIRPVIPRAGETTYDVVGPICETGDTFTRERLLPPLAAGELVAFMSAGAYGAAMASEYNTRPLVPEVLVDGDRFAVIRARPSYEEMLARDVTPDWV is encoded by the coding sequence GTGAACCATTTCGAATACGGCCCCGAGGGCCTGGCCTGCGAAGGCGTCCCGCTGGCGCGCATCGCGGCCGAGGTCGGCACGCCGGTCTATGTCTATTCCCGCGCCACCCTGGAGCGGCACTTCACGGTGTTCCGCGACGCCCTGGTCGGCGCCGGGATCGTCGATCCGCTGGTCGCCTATGCGGTGAAGGCCAATTCCAATGTCGCGGTGCTGAAGGTGCTGGGCGAACTGGGGGCCGGGGCCGACACGGTGTCGGAGGGCGAGGTGCGCCGCGCCCTGGCCGCCGGCATCCCCGGCGAGCGGATCGTATTTTCGGGCGTGGGCAAGAAGCGCGGCGAGATCGCCTTCGCGCTGCGGGCCGGCGTGGCCGAGATCAACGTCGAGTCCGAGCCCGAGCTGAACCTGATCGCCGAAGTCGCCGCCGAGTTGGGTGTCAAGGCCAAGGTGGCGTTCCGGGTCAATCCCGACGTCGCGGCCGGCGGCCACGCCAAGATCGCCACCGGCAAGTCCGAGAACAAGTTCGGAGTGTCGTTCGCCGAGGCCGCCCGCCTCTACGCCAACGCCAGCAACCACGCCCATCTTGAGCCGATCGGCGTGGCCTGCCACATCGGCAGCCAGATCACCGACCTGACGCCGATGCGGGCGGCCTTCGCCAAGATGCGGGGCCTGGTCGAGCAACTGCTGGGCGAAGGCCTGCACGTCGAGCGCCTGGACCTGGGCGGCGGTCTGGGCGTGCCCTATTTCGACATGCCCGAACCACCCTCGCCGGCCGAGTTCGCGGTCATGGTCGCCGAGGCGATCCAGGACCTGCCCGTCAAGCTGGCCTTCGAGCCCGGCCGGGTGATCGCCGCCAACGCCGGGGTGCTGGTCAGCGAGGTGATCCACGTCCACGAACGGCCGGAGGGCAAGCGCTTCCTGGTCATCGACGCGGCGATGAACGACCTGATCCGCCCAGCCATGTACGACGCCTTCCACGACATCCGCCCGGTGATCCCACGGGCCGGCGAGACGACCTACGACGTGGTCGGCCCGATCTGCGAGACCGGCGACACTTTCACCCGTGAGCGTCTGTTGCCGCCGCTGGCGGCGGGCGAACTGGTGGCCTTCATGTCGGCCGGGGCCTACGGCGCGGCCATGGCCAGCGAGTACAACACCCGCCCCCTGGTCCCCGAGGTGCTGGTCGACGGCGACCGGTTCGCGGTGATCCGCGCGCGGCCGTCATACGAGGAGATGCTGGCGCGGGACGTGACGCCGGACTGGGTTTAG
- a CDS encoding antitoxin — MGYEKHVKLFRNGRNQAVRIPRELELPGDEAILRKDGDRLILEPAPPRSLLAVLASLQPIDDDFGAIDDPEPEPVDL; from the coding sequence ATGGGCTATGAGAAGCACGTTAAGCTGTTCCGCAACGGCCGCAATCAGGCCGTGCGGATTCCGCGTGAGCTAGAGCTTCCTGGCGACGAAGCGATCCTGCGCAAGGACGGCGACCGGCTGATCCTCGAACCCGCCCCGCCGCGGTCCTTGCTGGCGGTCCTGGCTTCGTTGCAGCCGATCGATGACGACTTCGGCGCGATCGACGATCCTGAGCCGGAGCCCGTCGACCTTTGA
- a CDS encoding type II toxin-antitoxin system VapC family toxin, with protein MSQGWLLDTNILSDLVRNPSGRVAEQIRRCGESHVRTSIVVAAELQFGAAKKGSERLTHQLETILGAIEVLPFTAPADHLYGELRTKLEKAGKPIGGNDMLIAAHALASDHILVTDNEREFSRIEGLTIENWLR; from the coding sequence TTGAGCCAGGGTTGGCTGCTCGACACCAATATCCTGTCGGACTTGGTTCGCAACCCGTCCGGCCGAGTGGCCGAGCAAATCCGCCGGTGCGGCGAGAGCCATGTCCGAACCAGCATTGTAGTGGCGGCAGAACTTCAGTTTGGTGCGGCCAAGAAGGGCTCTGAGCGCCTGACCCACCAGCTCGAGACCATTCTGGGAGCTATTGAAGTCCTGCCCTTCACAGCGCCAGCCGATCATCTCTACGGCGAACTTCGCACAAAGCTGGAGAAGGCCGGCAAGCCGATCGGCGGTAATGACATGCTGATCGCCGCCCACGCCCTGGCCAGCGACCACATTCTCGTCACCGACAATGAGCGCGAGTTCTCGCGTATCGAAGGCCTGACGATCGAGAACTGGCTGCGCTAG